One segment of Chlorocebus sabaeus isolate Y175 chromosome 26, mChlSab1.0.hap1, whole genome shotgun sequence DNA contains the following:
- the MEX3B gene encoding RNA-binding protein MEX3B: MPSSLFADLERNGSGGGGGGGGGGSGGGETLDDQRALQLALDQLSLLGLDSDEGASLYDSEPRKKSVNMTECVPVPSSEHVAEIVGRQGCKIKALRAKTNTYIKTPVRGEEPVFVVTGRKEDVAMARREIISAAEHFSMIRASRNKNTALNGAVPGPPNLPGQTTIQVRVPYRVVGLVVGPKGATIKRIQQQTHTYIVTPSRDKEPVFEVTGMPENVDRAREEIEAHIALRTGGIIELTDENDFHANGTDVGFDLHHGSGGSGPGSLWSKPTPSITPTPGRKPFSSYRNDSSSSLGSASTDSYFGGGTSSSAAATPRLADYSPPSPALSFAHNGNNNNNGNGYTYTAGEASVPSPDGCPELQPTFDPAPAPPPGAPLLWAQFERSPGGGPAAPVSSSCSSSASSSASSSSVVFPGGGASAPSNANLGLLVHRRLHPGTSCPRLSPPLHMAPGAGEHHLARRVRSDPGGGGLAYAAYANGLGAQLPGLQPSDTSGSSSSSSSSSSSSSSSSGLRRKGSRDCSVCFESEVIAALVPCGHNLFCMECANRICEKSEPECPVCHTAVTQAIRIFS, from the exons ATGCCAAGCTCGCTGTTTGCAGACCTGGAGCGCaacggcagcggcggcggcggcggcggcggcggcggcggcagcggagGGGGAGAGACCCTGGATGACCAAAGAGCCCTGCAGCTCGCGCTTGACCAGCTCTCCCTGCTGGGGCTGGACAGTGACGAGGGCGCCTCTCTGTACGACAGCGAGCCGCGCAAGAAGAGCGTGAACATGACCGAGTGCGTGCCGGTGCCCAGTTCTGAGCATGTCGCCGAGATCGTAGGGCGGCAAG GTTGTAAAATCAAAGCGCTGCGGGCGAAGACCAATACTTACATCAAGACCCCAGTTCGCGGGGAGGAGCCTGTCTTTGTTGTGACGGGCAGGAAGGAGGATGTGGCCATGGCTCGGAGGGAGATCATCTCCGCTGCAGAGCACTTCTCCATGATCCGCGCCTCCCGGAATAAGAACACGGCACTAAACGGCGCGGTGCCTGGGCCGCCCAACCTGCCCGGGCAGACCACCATCCAAGTGCGGGTGCCGTACCGCGTGGTGGGGCTCGTGGTGGGGCCCAAGGGCGCCACGATCAAGCGCATCCAGCAACAGACGCACACGTACATCGTGACACCTAGCCGGGATAAGGAGCCAGTGTTCGAGGTGACTGGCATGCCAGAGAACGTGGATCGCGCTCGAGAGGAGATTGAGGCGCACATTGCTCTGCGTACCGGCGGCATCATTGAGCTCACAGACGAGAACGACTTCCACGCCAACGGCACCGATGTGGGCTTCGACCTGCATCATGGGTCCGGCGGGTCCGGTCCAGGCAGCCTCTGGAGCAAGCCCACCCCCAGCATCACGCCCACCCCCGGCCGCAAGCCCTTCTCCAGCTACCGCAACGACAGCTCCAGCTCGCTTGGCAGTGCTTCCACAGACTCTTACTTCGGCGGCGGGACCAGCAGCAGCGCAGCCGCTACCCCGCGCCTGGCAGACTACAGCCCCCCCAGCCCCGCCCTGAGCTTTGCGCACAacggaaacaacaacaacaacggcAATGGGTACACCTACACAGCGGGGGAAGCCTCAGTGCCATCCCCCGACGGCTGCCCCGAGCTGCAGCCCACTTTTGACCCGGCTCCTGCTCCCCCACCTGGGGCACCACTTCTCTGGGCCCAGTTCGAGCGGTCGCCGGGAGGTGGACCTGCAGCTCCCGTATCATCTTCCTGCTCTTCCTCCGCATCTTCGTCTGCTTCTTCCTCCTCCGTGGTCTTTCCTGGGGGTGGCGCCAGTGCGCCCTCCAACGCCAACCTGGGGCTATTGGTGCACCGCCGGCTGCACCCTGGCACCAGCTGCCCGCGCCTGTCCCCGCCTTTGCACATGGCCCCGGGGGCGGGAGAGCACCACCTGGCTCGCCGGGTGCGCAGCGACCCAGGCGGAGGAGGCCTGGCCTACGCCGCTTATGCCAACGGGCTGGGGGCGCAGCTGCCTGGTTTGCAGCCGTCGGACACGTCGGGCTCCTCTTCTTCGtccagctcctcctccagctcTTCATCCTCTTCCTCTGGGCTTCGGCGTAAAGGCAGCCGCGACTGCTCCGTGTGCTTCGAGAGCGAAGTGATCGCCGCGCTGGTGCCCTGTGGCCACAACCTCTTCTGCATGGAGTGCGCCAACCGCATCTGTGAGAAGAGCGAGCCCGAGTGCCCGGTCTGCCACACCGCGGTCACTCAGGCCATCCGCATCTTTTCTTGA